A genomic region of Equus caballus isolate H_3958 breed thoroughbred chromosome 1, TB-T2T, whole genome shotgun sequence contains the following coding sequences:
- the CHST14 gene encoding carbohydrate sulfotransferase 14 translates to MFPRPLTPLAAPNGAEPLGRALRRPPLGRARAGLGGPPLLLPSMLMFAVIVASSGLLLMIERGILAEMKPLPLHPPNREGVAWRGTVLRPGRLSLDAGDSDLQVRQDVRNRTLRAVCGQPGMPRDPWDLPVGQRRTLLRHILVSDRYRFLYCYVPKVACSNWKRVLKVLAGVLDSVDVRLKMDHRNDLVFLADLRPEEIRYRLQHYFKFLFVRDPLERLLSAYRNKFGEIREYQQRYGAEIVRRYRAGAGPSPAGDDVTFPEFLRYLVDEDPERMNEHWMPVYHLCQPCAVRYDFVGSYERLEADANQVLEWVQAPPHVRFPARQSWYRPASPESLHYHLCSAPRALLQDVLPKYILDFSLFAYPLPNVTREACHQ, encoded by the coding sequence ATGTTCCCCCGCCCGCTGACCCCGCTGGCAGCCCCAAATGGCGCCGAGCCCCTGGGCCGGGCGCTGAGGCGGCCCCCACTGGGCAGGGCCCGGGCGGGGTTGGGGGGGCCGCCCCTGCTGCTGCCGTCCATGCTGATGTTCGCGGTGATCGTGGCCTCCAGCGGGCTGCTGCTCATGATCGAGCGGGGCATCCTGGCCGAGATGAAGCCCCTTCCCCTGCACCCTCCAAATCGCGAGGGTGTGGCCTGGCGCGGGACAGTCCTCAGGCCTGGGAGGCTGTCCCTGGATGCTGGGGACTCGGACTTGCAGGTGAGGCAGGACGTCCGGAATCGGACCTTGCGGGCAGTGTGCGGACAACCAGGCATGCCGCGGGACCCCTGGGACTTGCCAGTGGGGCAGCGGCGCACCCTGCTACGCCACATCCTCGTGAGTGACCGCTACCGCTTCCTGTACTGCTACGTCCCCAAGGTGGCTTGCTCTAACTGGAAGCGGGTGCTGAAGGTGCTGGCCGGCGTCCTGGACAGCGTGGACGTCCGCCTCAAGATGGACCACCGCAATGATCTGGTGTTCCTAGCAGACCTGCGGCCTGAGGAGATTCGCTACCGCCTGCAGCACTACTTCAAGTTCCTGTTTGTGCGGGACCCCTTGGAGCGCCTCCTCTCTGCTTACCGCAACAAGTTTGGCGAGATCCGAGAGTACCAACAGCGCTATGGCGCTGAGATCGTGCGGCGGTACAGGGCTGGAGCGGGCCCCAGCCCCGCAGGGGATGATGTCACCTTCCCGGAGTTTCTGAGATACCTGGTGGACGAGGACCCTGAGCGCATGAATGAGCATTGGATGCCCGTGTACCACCTGTGCCAGCCTTGTGCGGTGCGCTATGACTTTGTAGGCTCCTATGAGAGGCTGGAGGCTGATGCCAACCAGGTGCTGGAGTGGGTGCAGGCACCACCCCATGTGCGATTCCCAGCTCGCCAGTCCTGGTACCGGCCGGCCAGCCCTGAAAGCCTGCACTACCACCTGTGCAGTGCTCCCCGGGCCCTGCTGCAGGACGTGCTACCTAAGTACATCCTGGACTTCTCCCTCTTCGCTTACCCACTGCCTAATGTCACCAGGGAGGCCTGCCACCAATGA